The genomic region acgactgagcgactgaactgaacccacgttATATTCAACTGATTCTACCGAATTCGTGGCTACCTACTGCACTGTCTCTTTCCCATCAGAAACTCTGAAATCACATTTCAATTCTTGTACGTGTATAGTTGGCTTCATGCATTCTGATGCATAACTTGACTTTTCCccctgtcttatttcatttcctttgactcAGTATATTATCTTACCATTCTAGCATCCTTTGggatctttattttctctttcattcatgCATGGAACTTGAGGGCATGAGCATTGTTAAGATAAGAGACTTCATGTAAAGTGCTAAGGACAGTACTTGGTACATAATCAATCCTCAATAAATATTGTAGTTATTATTATCCCAACACTGAGCACAGTTTTGGGTCACAGCagaccctcaataaatatttattggttgaTAAATGAATAGATGGATCAAAGATGTATGGAATGAATGGATAGCCCCTTTCCTGAATCAAAGGCCCattaaatttgatatttttcaaaataattttatttatttttggctgtcctgggtcttcattgctgcatgggcttttctctagttgcagcaagtggaagCTACTCTCTAGTGATGATGCCccggcttctcactgtggtggcgtctcttgtttCAGAGTACAGACTTTAGAGtgcgagggcttcagtagttgtagctcccaggctccagagtgcAGACTCAATAGTCGTagtgtacaggcttagttgctccacagcatgtgggattctcctggaccagggatcgaaccagtgttttctgcattgacaggcagattctttaccatggagccactagggaagtcccctaaattTGATATTATTATCCCTCTTTTTTACAGttagaaaaactgaggctcagagaagttaaataacttgctcaaagtcactcaGCTAGAAAATGGTAAAACCAGAACTGGAACCCAGATCTGCCTGGCTCTTAATATATATGACTACTCTGCTTCCTCACATCCATATTCAGATCAGAAGAACCAATTGTGAAGCCAAGTGAAGTCTAAGAGACTTACCATGGTCGTGTGTTCTAAGTCCTAGAAAAGCTGATTCTCCAGCTTGTTGTGGCCCTGGGGCACAGGGATGTGGAAAGAGCCAAGAGATGGCATCAGAGGGCTGGGGGTCCCACCTCTTTCCTCCCCTATGGGCCTTCCATTTTCCCTGTCTTAAGCTATATGCTTAGCTATTTCTCCCTAGGAACTAACAACAAGCTTTGTCCATAAGGAGATACTTTTGAGACCAGGAAGCCAAATCCCAGGAAGATAATTCAATTAACTTCCAAGATCGGGGTCAGTGGAACTGGATGTCCAGAAAAGTAGCAAAAATGATGCAAAGTATACAGAGACCTGCAGTTACTTCTCTGGTTTGTcagtttctcctctgtaaaaatggaggtggctaagatcaagtgtagtacggggcttcccaggtggcacaatgataaaaaatccgcctgccaatgcaggagacacaagagatgcaggtttgattcttgggtcggtaagatcctctggagtagaaaatgtcaacctgctccagttttcttggttgaaaaattccatggacagaggagcctggcaggctacagtctatggggttgcgaagagtcagacacgactgaacgactgagcataaGGAGTAACATTCATTGCCCTGCCTGCTTCATAAGACTGTCTGAGGCACACTAATGACAACAGCTGATATTTGTAGCATCCCACCTCGGTGCCAGCTACTGTATTGAGTGTCTTTCATATCCTAACAGTTAGCCCTATGAAACAGGTATATTGTTTTACCCTtctcccctcttttctttttcaccaaAGAGGAAATCAAGGTTGGTGGAATTAGGCTACTTGCCCAAGGCCTGTAACTTGAAgtaacaaaatcttaaaatttgaaaCTGGGCTACCCTTTGAGCCCAACAGTGCTGCAACAGCATGGCTCAGAGTGTTTGTGAGCTCTAAAGAATGATATAATTCTTGTACCCTTTGACTTGAGAATATCCTGTACAAGTATGCAGCCTGTTATGATTGGGACTGGAGGTGGGTGCCTGGCAGCCATATATGTCTAAGGAGGCAGTTCAATAAATCAGATGGTTAGGATGGAAGGGCTGTTTCCACCCAGTTATCTCTGATTGGCTCataacatccagtcccatcactacatggcaaatagatggggaaacaatggaaacagtgagagactttattttctcaggctccaaaatcacggcagatgtttactgcagccatgaaattaaaagacgcttgctccttggaataaaagctatgacaaacctagacagcatattaaaaagcagagacattacattgccaacaaaggtccatacagtcaaagttatggtttttccaatagtcatgtatggatgtgagagttggaccataaagaaggctgagcgtcgaagaactgatgcttttgaactgtggtgttgaagactcttgagagtcccttagacttcaaggagatcaaaccagtccatcctaaaggaatcaatcctgaatattcattgcaaggactgatgctgaagctgaagctccaatactctggccacctgatgcgaagagttgactcattggaaaagaccctgatgctgggaaaaattgaaggcaggaggagaagggggcaccagaggatgagatggttggatggcatcatcaactcaatggacatgaatttgagcaagctctgagagataatgaaggacagggaaacctggtgtgctgctgtccatggggttgcagagtcagacacgactgagcaactgaacaaccgtCTAGTTGGGAAATGTACACCAGCTGATTGGTTCTTTTGTGGAAGAGAATTCTAGGATATGTGGAAGTGGAAGAGGAAGCTCCCAGAGTATCAAACCAGGGCCACAAGAGTCAAATCAAGGCCCAGGCCTTCAGCAGGAAGAGCACCATGGCTGAGATGCCATGAGTCTCTCTGATAGGGGTAAGGCAGGAAGACCTCTGATCTGTTAGACTTTCCAAGAAACTAGGGATATACTGTCCTGGAAATCAGGGCCCTGCCTCTCTGCCCTTGAGTCTCCAGCCACCCTGCTTCTACACTGCTCTCTCTGTGTCCCCAGCCCACCGCGTGGCCTCCCCGGCACCTCCTTTCCAGGCTCACTCTCCTCTCACATACACCAGAACTCTGTCTGCCGTGGCAGCTCCTTTGTTTACTTCCAGAGCTTGCAGGCCTGCCCCCCAGCCAAACACAACGAAACCCAGCCAGGGAGGGCTAGGCTCCAGGCTCAGGCTGGCCTCTCagggacagggaatggcctccAAGCCAGGGAGGCAGCTCGAAGGTACACTGCCCACCCCCTCATCCCCGCCCTGGGCTCTTGCTTCAGGATCTGTCAACCCAGGTTTCAGGCCTTGAGGGAAGGGACACAGGATCTGCCCAGAGCTGGGCAAGCATCCTTACTGTTGAAACAGCTTTGGCTAGGAGCCCTGGGAATCAAAGCCCCAGCTGGAGAGGGGTGGGGAAAATTTTGAGGCCCCCTGGGTGGGAAGCAGAAGTCTGGGTTCTCCTCTTCTGGTCCTCCCCTTCCTCAGCCAGGCAGAACCTGGTCCCAAGCCCTTAGAATGAGGACTCAGGTGCCCACATTTCCCTACTGGAGGACCCTGCTCCCCTCCCAAGTGTTCACGCCTTGCTCCTCCCCAAAGGTTCtagtggagaaggaaagtggGTCTTGACTCTGGGCCAAGCCCCAGAAAGAAACACTGTCAGGCTGTGTCTGACATTGGTCTGTCTAAGGTCAGTAAGTTCAGTGGGAGCTTACTTGTCTAATGGATAATTATGTATCTATATCCTGTATAGTGGAAAGGGGAGGGTCTCCAGCTGTTTCTAGAGTTGGGATAAAGGGGTGGAAGGGGTTCCAAGCTGCAGGGTAGCAGGGCCGCAGGCAAGATCGCATGGAACAGTGATCAGTGACAAAGGATGAAGATGAGGTCGAGGGCCCCTTTAACTGGTGACCAGTGGATTCTGTGAGTGTGAGCTGGGAGGTGAGTATGAAATGGAgatgattttaggggaaattaaATCCTCAAGTTCCCTCCCACTTAGGGATTCATTTTGGAGACAACAAACTTGACTAAGGAATGTCGAAAAGGAAACCGACCTCTGTTGCCAGGCCCCAGCGGAGTAGACAGAGCTCTCGGCGAAAACCGGGAATGGGGTGAGAGGTGAAACCCTGGCCCCAGCTCAGCCTGTGCTCTCTGTCCCATTCTGCTGCAGGCAGCCCGTGTCCCCTCTCTGGGTCAATCTTCTTTGAAGGGTTGCTGGGTCCCCCAGCATAGACAAGAAATCTGCCACAGTTTTAGGcacagttttgctttttatctCATCAATGTACATATAAATCTAACAGTCTAACAGTCTCCCACTCCTCACCCTGCCCAAGCCCGCTCCCCTTCTTTCCCACCCCTGCCCAATTAGCATCCATCTGCCCCCAGGGGCAGAAAATCACCAGGTACAAGAGTGATTCAAGGGGGAGGTGGCACCTGTGGGTCTCCCAAGGAGAGGCCTCCTTAAAGAGTGCCAAGGTCGAGAAGGCCCAGGTAAGGAGAGCTCATGGGCTGGGTTTCATTGGAAAACAAGGTCCCCTGGGTCTCAGTTCCATTCCGAGTCTGTCTCCCTGGGCCTGTGTCTGCCaatcagagaagcagaaggcagAAATCCCCAGACAGGGGGACTCGTGGATAGAAAGGgatctttagcaactgagcaaggTTGTTGCCATCCCCTTTCACGGGGGCTGCGTAGATGCTCCTGGCTGTATCTTCCGGATCCCCCTGTGATTCCAGGAGTGCGGGGAGGGGCTCTGGTGACCAGCATCCTGGGGACATTCCCCCCAGAAGACAGAGGCCAGTGTTGCTACCTGCAGCCACAAGACTCCACGACCATGTCCTCATACTGCTTATAGACCACATTGTTGGCCGAGTCGATGAAGAGGATACTGATGGGACTCAGCCTTGTGGGCACACAGCAGGTGGGCGGCGTGGACTCGGGGTCCATGGAGTTCATCAGGGTCTGGATGACCGCATGGTTCGTGGGCTCCAGGTGGGAGCGCAAGGGAAACTCACACAGCCCCTCGCAGTGGAAAGCCTCATACTCCAGGGGCGCGATAATCCAGTCATCCCAGCCCATGTCCTTGAAGTTGACGTGCAGTGCCTTCCGACTGCAGCGGGCCTTGGGGTTCTTGCTGGGTCGCTTGCCCTGGCGCGTGGCCAGGGGGGCCCGCCGCTTTCGCCGCTGGCTGAACAGGTACTCATACACCGTCTTATCATCCTGGCCGGAGCGGGCCTTGATCTCATTGAAGAACAGGTCCCGTTTCTTGGTGCGGCCAAACACCAGGAACAGGGCTTTCTCGTGGACCTGCCGGGCGGTGCGGTCAAAGCCCAGGCCACGGAGGTCCATGGCTCGGCCCCGTTCCCAGGCCTCCAGCTCCAAACACAGCTGGGCTGAGTTCTTAAAGTTTCggaagagcttccagatgtcGAACACCTCCCAGCCAGAGCCGTCCAGGCCTGGCACAGATCGCACATCCAGCAAGGCTGCCGGCTGCCGGCCGCTGGGGCAACTGGACAGCTTCAGCTGGGCAGCCCGCCCGCTGCCGGGGGCCACTGGCTTGGCC from Muntiacus reevesi chromosome 2, mMunRee1.1, whole genome shotgun sequence harbors:
- the GDF5 gene encoding growth/differentiation factor 5, whose translation is MRLPKLLTLLLWHLAWLDLEFICTVLGAPDLGQRPQGARPGLAKAEAKERPPLAQNTFRPGGHSYGGGATNARAKGGTGQTGGLTQPKKDEPKKLPPRPGGPEPKPGHPPQTRQGATRTVTPKGQLPGGKAPPKAGSAPSPFLLKKAREPGSPREPKEPFRPPPITPHEYMLSLYRTLSDADRKGGNSSVKLEAGLANTITSFIDKGQDDRGPAVRKQRYVFDISALEKDGLLGAELRILRKKPLAAAKPVAPGSGRAAQLKLSSCPSGRQPAALLDVRSVPGLDGSGWEVFDIWKLFRNFKNSAQLCLELEAWERGRAMDLRGLGFDRTARQVHEKALFLVFGRTKKRDLFFNEIKARSGQDDKTVYEYLFSQRRKRRAPLATRQGKRPSKNPKARCSRKALHVNFKDMGWDDWIIAPLEYEAFHCEGLCEFPLRSHLEPTNHAVIQTLMNSMDPESTPPTCCVPTRLSPISILFIDSANNVVYKQYEDMVVESCGCR